Genomic segment of Prosthecobacter sp.:
ACGACATCGCCGCAGGCACCCATGGTGCTGAGGCCGCTGTGGCAGACGTTATGAATGACCTCTTTGAGGCCGCCTTTGAGCACGCCGTGAAGCTGGATGCCCTGACGGTTGGTCAGGCGCATGTTGCCGAAGGCTTTGGTGCAAAGGTCGTCATGGATGAGCCACTGCTTGGCGGTGATGCGGCCCCCGGGCATCTTGCTGCGGATCATGAAACTCCAGGCTTTGTCGAGCTTGGCCTTGCTGCGTTCAGCGCGCACGTCGCGGTCGTCCTGCTGGTAGGAGCCGTGGTGTTTGAGCAGGACGTTTGAGTCCTCCGGGATATGAGAAAGCGAGGTGTCAGCGAACTGTTCGGCGATCTGGCCGCGCAGGCCGACGGAGGCGAGTTTGATGTCTTCGACGGAGGCTTTTGACATGGAGGCAGGGGTGAAGGGGGCGTTTTTAGGGCGGACAGACTCGGCTAAGTTGCCACGAAAGCAAGCTATGGCAAGAGTTGTTATACATTATGTCTATCGGAATAATATAGAATTGGGCACGGCTGAAACCTGCTCGGTATCTGGAAGGAGATCGCTTAGAAATACCGCATGTGAGCAAACGTGGCGTGACAATTGCACCTCAAGCCGCCTATATCTGAGCAATCTCCATGAACTCCCCAGCATTGCCAGCCAGCAAGGCCGTTGCCACGCTTTTAGCACTGATGCTTGTCGCCATCCTGCCTGGCTGTGTGAAGCAAAGTGAATACGAGGCCTTGCAGCAGGAGAATCAGCAGCTTCAAAAACGGCTCGATCAGGCCACCGAACAGGCTCGGCAGGCCCAGGCCGAGTTGAGCGTCCAGCAGATACGCGTTTTTCAGTTGATGGAGGTCGAGACGAAGCTGCAAAAAACCCAGGAACAATTGCTGCAGACCCAAGATGAACTGGATGCCATGAAGGCAGAGTTTGAGAAATTCCGCACCCAGAGACGCAGCGCCATGCTGGGCAAAAAATATCCCGTCCTTCATCTCGACAATGGCAAAATGCTGCGTGAGGCCGAGATCACAGCGATTGTGGGCGAAGAGCTTTCCATCAAACATGAGGATGGCTTCCTCAAGGTCGCATTGGCGGCTACTTCCGACGACTTGCGCTGGGAGGCTTGCTACGATCCCCGGGAAGCCAGGATGTCGGCCCGTGACCAATTGCTCGCGGAAGCCCGCAGGATAGAAGCAGGTAAACTCAGGGGAACGACCCAATCGAGGATGTCGGCGACTGCTCCTTCATCACCCACCACCAGCGTTGTCGGAACCCTGCGTCAGCAGCTTGTCGCGCAGCGAAGGCAATTGAATACCGATTATCAGGCGCTTGCGGCGAAAAATTCCAGCGCCTTGCAGGGGGCGGCGGTGTGGGATTCCGCCAGACCTGAGGCCAGCCCTTTGTTGAACAGCTTGTCTGGCAGCCGGGCCGTGCTCGGCATCAGCCGGCTCCAGTCTCAACGCGACGCCATTCTCATGACACTTCAGCAACTTCGCAGCCTCGATCCTGCCGCCCGCTGAACGCCTCGATCCCGCAAATTTAGCTAGGCAAACCGCCCTTTTGATCGTTTCCTGTGATTGCCATGACCCAACGCCTCATCCTCATGTTCGCCGTCCTGACCGTCGGCACCGCCTCCGCCGTCGATTTCAAAACTCAGATCGCCCCGATCTTCCGCAACAAGTGCTTCGCATGCCACAGCGTGACGAAAAAGGTCAAAGGCAAGCTCGCGCTTGATGATGACAAGCTGTCCGAGCAGATCGGCCCTGGCAAAAACATCATTCCTGGCGAGGCCATGAAGAGCACGATGTTCATCAACTGCACCCTGCCTGACGATGACGCTGACGTGATGCCGCCCGAGGGCAAAAATAAGCTCACCGCTGCCGAACTCGATCTCTTCAAAGCGTGGATCACCGAAGGTGCCAGCCTCACCGCCGGTGGCGCGGCTCCCGCGTCTGCGCCAACGGCGGCTCCCGCCGCTCCCGCTGCGGGCGGTGATGGCCCGCTCATGAAGTGGACCAGCAGCGATGGCAAGCTCATTGAGGCTCACTTCATGGGACTGCAAGCTGACGGTGTGCTGCTGAAAATGCCCGCCACGGGTGTCACACACATCGTTCCGCTGACCCGTCTGTCGCCGGAAAGCCAGGAGCAGGCGAAAACAGCCACGAAATAACCGCCCCCGAGCAGACTTTTTCCTTCATCCGTCTCCGTGTGCCCCACGGTGGCGGATTTTTTTTCGCCCGGCCTGTAACACTTTTTCGCGGCTTGCTCTCCTCCCCTGTGAACAGCTCCTTCTCAAACCCCTGGAGCTGCGAATCCAAACCAAACCAAGTCATGAAAACAAATCTCTTCCTCCTCTTTACCACGGTGCTGCTGTGCAGCGGTGCCAGCCTCACGGCCAATGACAATCTCTGCGGCGGCGCCGACGACGACCAGCTCTGTGGCGGCGCTGACGATGACCAGCTCTGTGGCGGCGCTGACGACGATCAGATCTTCCTGCCGCTCGATCGCGGCATCACGTCAGATCCCCTCGGCGTCGTGGCCGGCCCTGCGGGATCTGCGCAGCCTCCCGTGCTGCAAGGCATCACGTCAGACCCACTCGGCTATCGTCCGCCCGTGCCGCACGGCCTCGTGAGCGATCCGCTGGGCTTCCGTCCGCCGGTGCTGCAAGGTCTCGTGAGTGATCCGATCGGCATTGCTGCTCCGCCCAATAACATCATGGCGCTCTGGACCGCCCTGGTCAGCCCCGCACCCGTCGTCATCAGCGGTGGCAACGGCAACGATTCCTTCAAACCAGCGCCGTTCACCGATGCGATGATGCTGCACATCATGGCCACCGGCTCGCCCACTGGCGACACCATGGACGACGACGATCTCTGGGGCGGTGGCGGCACCGATGAAATCGTCGGTGGCGACGGCGCGGACTTCTAAACCTCGCAATTCAAAACCCACACAGCCTGCCGGCTCACCCCGGCAGGCTTCTTCCTTGTTTTATGACTCTCATGCCCTCAAGCGCCTTGACCCTGCCACCACCTCCGGCGCAAACTCACCGCGTGGCGACTCCCGCAACAGCTCCCGCGACTCCCGGTCTCTTTCCGGCCACGCCGTGGTCCCAACTCGTCCGGCTGCGCGGCGATGACGAGTCCGCGCGGCGTGCGCTTGCCAGTGTGTGCAAGCTCTACTGGTATCCGGTCTATGCGCACATCCGCGGCCGTGGTTATCAGCCGCACGACGCGGAAGATCATACGCAGGGCTTCTTTGAGCGTCTGTTGGAGCGCGGCGATCTCGCGGAGGTCGATGCCAAAAACGGCCGCCTGCGCAGCTTCATCCTCGCCGCCGTGAAAAATTATCTTCAGAGCGTGTGGCGGCATGATCAGGCACTTAAACGTGGCGGCGGGCGCGAGCACCTAGAACTCGACGTCATGATGGCGGAGGATCGTCTCGCCCGCGAACTCGCCGACCAGGACGACCCCGAGCACTTGTTCGAGCAGCGCTGGGCCGTCACCCTGCTTGAAAACGTGCTGCGCGAACTCGAGACCGAATATCAGCGCAGTGAGCGTGGCGAAACCTTCGCCGTTCTCAGCGGCTTTCTCTCCTGGAAGGCCGAGCCGCCGAGCCATGAGGAAGCCGCGCAAAAACTCGGCATCAACGAGCAGGCCACGCGCGTCGCCGTGCATCGCCTGCGCAAACGCTACCGCGACCTCCTGCAAAAACACATCGCCGCCACCGTCGAAAACGAGACGGAAGTCGATGCCGAGCTCGATCATCTCCTCCAAATCTTCAGCGCCCGTTAAAACCAGGAACCAAGAGCCAAGAACGAGGAACTCATCGTCATGCCCGCCTGTCCCGAATGTGGTCGTGCCCTGCCCGCCGCAGGTTTCTGCCCGCATTGCCTGCTCAAAGGCGGATTGGAGATGCCGGAGACCGAAACGTCCGCGTTTCAGACGACCCAGGCCGCGCCCGAGATCGCATCCGAAGGCCTGGAGCCGTGCTTGATGGGAAAATATCAGCTCGGCGCGAAGCTGGGCGAAGGCGGCTTCGGTTTCGTCTTTGAAGCCACTCAAACACAGCCCATCCGCCGGGAAGTGGCGGTCAAAGTGCTCAAGGCGGGCATGAATGCGTCACAAGTCATCGCCCGTTTCGAAATGGAACGCCAGGCGCTCGCGATGATGAATCATCCCGGCATCGCGCAGGTGCTCGACGCGGGCGAAACACAGGACAGCCGGCCGTTTTTCGTCATGGAGCGTGTTCACGGTGTTCCCGTCACGCAATTCGTCCGGCAGCAGCAGCCCTCGTCAGTCGCGAGATTGCGGTTGTTCGTCGAAATCTGCGACGCCGTGCATCACGCGCACACGAAAGGCGTCATCCATCGCGATCTGAAGCCCTCGAACATCCTCGTCGCGCTCGCCGACGGCGTTCCGCATGTGAAGGTCATCGACTTTGGCCTCGCCAAGGCGCTCGACACGCGTCTCACGCGCCGCACGATTTACACGCTGCATGATCAGATCATCGGCACGCCCGGTTACATCAGCCCCGAGCAGGCCGAGCACGGCCCCGAGGCCGCCGATGTGCGTGGTGATGTCTATGCGCTCGGCGCGTTGCTCTACGAGCTGCTCACCGGTGTTCCCGTCGTCGATCCGAAATCCTTGAGTGGAAAGCCGCTGCACGAGGCTTTGCGTGAGGCTGCTGGAAAAAAGCTCGTGCCGCCTTCGCATCACAATCCACGTCTGCGCGGCGATCTGGAGCACATCATCCTCAAGGCGCTCGCGCCAAAGCCAGGGGAACGCTATGCCAGCGCGGACGCGCTCGCGCAGGACATCCTGCGCCATCTCGCCGACCAGCCCGTGCAGGCGCATCCCGCGTCGCACGTTTACCTCATTCGCAAATTCGCCCGCCGTCATCATCGCGGTGTCGCCGTCGCAGCAGCCTTTGTGCTCGCTGCATTGGCCGCCATCGGCGCGGGCGTGCAGCATTTCATGCAGCAGCGCCGCGCACAGCAGATTGCCGCGTTGCATCAGCGCGAATTGCAGCGCATGCAGAGCCGCAAGGACTTCCAAACTGCGCGCCAGCTCAGCGAGCGCGGCCGGCAGAGCGATGCCATCGCCTCACTTTGCCTCGCACTGCGCACCGATCCGCAGAACGAACTTGCCGCCGCGTATCTGTGCTCGCAGCTCGCCCACAGCCAGTTTGGCTTCCGCATCGCCACGAATCTGCGTGTGGAGGATGGCTGGGACAAAATCATCGGCGTCGCGGCAAACGCAGCGCGCAAGATGGCGGTCGCGGTGTTTCAATCCACCGACGTCGAACGCCATGATCTCATCGCACGCTGGGATTTGCGCCGCAGCGGCAAGCCGCAAAAACTCGCGCTGCCCGCCGGGGCGAGAATCAGCGCGTTTCAAACGACACTCGATGACGAAACACTCATTCTCGGTTTCAGCGATGGCAGACTTGCCCGCTACGACATCGCCAGCGGCGATTTCATGCCGTTTGAAACGAAAATGCAGGGTCGCATCACCGCCATTGCCTGCGCCGCAGACTCGCAGCACGCGCTCGTCGGCACTTTGGAAGGCGAGGTGCGGCTTTGGGATGTGAAAACGCAGCAGCCAGTGGCACCAGCGCTCGCACTGCAAGGCGGCGTGTCACAACTCGCGCTCGATGCCAAAGCGGAGCACGCGCTCATCTCGCAAAACAAAACACTCGTCTCCATTCATCCGCGCACCGGCCAGCTTGCCGCCGTGCCCTTCCAGGTGCGCCAAAGCGGCGTCACCAGCATCACCGTCAATCCGCAGGGCACGCTCGCCGCCGTCGGTCTTGCGAACGGTCTCGTCATGACGCATCGCCTGCCCGATTTGAACCCCGTCGGCACGCCGCTGGCGCTCATGGGGCCGGCCTCTGCGCTCAACTTCAATGACGCTGGCAACGCGCTCGCCGTGGGCGACACCCTCGGCGGCGTCAATGTCTGGCGCGTGCCCGAAACACGGCCCATCGGCGCCGGCATCCGCCTGAAAGGCCCCGTGCGCCTGTGTCGCGCGCTGTCCGTGCGCGGCCATGTGCTGGTCATCGGCGGGCGTGGCGAAATCCGGCTCTGGCATCCGGGGGCCGACACCAGCATCAGCCATCACAGCCGCCTGCTGCTCAGCACCACAGCCGCCAGCCGCGATGGTTCGCTCGTCATCATGGCGGAGGAAAAAACGCCCGTGTTTGAAGTGTGGGAGATGCAGTTCCGCATGATCGATCCCCGTCCCTGCGCCACACCACCGCAGAGCGCAGGGTTGGTGGCCTCGCTCGCCCAGCCCGGCGGTCCGCCCCTGCTCTTGCTCCTGCGTGGCAAGGAGCGCCACTTTCGCGCCGAACTCGGCCACCGCCTTGATGTCACCGACGCCGCCAGCAGCCGTCCTGTCTGCGCTCCGCTGTTTCACGAGCACACGGTCCGCCATGCCGCGCTCACACCCGATGAACGCACGCTGCTCACCATCACCGTCGATGGCACGCATCGCGCCTGGGACGCGCAAACCGGCGAACCGCTCATGGCGCCCCACAAATGCGGCGAACGCGCCACCACTGTGCGCATGCACGCCGACGGCAGCCGCTATGCTTTCCAGCGCGAGAACGGCGAATGGTTCGAACTCCCGTTGCCCACACGTCCCGGCGTCCTCCCTGACTGGTTCCTCGACTTCGCCGAGGCTCGCGCCACCAAACGCCTTCTGCCGGACGGCTCCACCGAGGTCGTGCGCCATCAGGCGCAGCAGGAAATCGTCTCCCGCCTTCCGCCATCGAACGATCCCGCCACCACCCTCGCCCGCTGGCTCATGACCGCTCCGAAAGAGCGTGCTCCGTGGCCGGATGCCAGTGATCTCACTTCAACACAAACATCGACTCCGCCACCCGCTGCCCGTTGATCTGCAATTCGACGCGATGTTTGCCAGGATGATGCTTCCGCGTCGTGAAGTCACGGATCACCTGGCTTTTGCTCAGTTCCAACGTGCCACCCGTTGGCAGATCGACCTCGGTCCATTTGAAGACCTTCTCAGCGCTCACGCCACGCGCCTTCATGTAGTGAATGACGTAATCCACGGCGAGACGCTGCGATTGACGACTGGTTGAGGTGATCACGGTTGTGAGCGTGAGCCGTTCACCGAGCGCGAGTCGTTGCGGTGAAGCTTGAAGGGTGGCCTTGACCTCGGCTTTCTTGCCAAAACCGAACAGTTTCAATGCGCGTGGATGTCCACGCTTGATCAACGTGCGGCAGGCCTGCTTGGCGATCCAGCGCAGGTGCGCCTGCTCCAGCTCCCAGGCCTCAAGAAGCTGCAAAACAAACTCAGGATGGTCCTTCGTGATGTCATTGAGATGATTCGCCACCGAACGCCGCACGAACAGCGACTCATCGTCCTTCAGCGCCTCCAAAATCACCAGCGTTGGCA
This window contains:
- a CDS encoding c-type cytochrome domain-containing protein is translated as MTQRLILMFAVLTVGTASAVDFKTQIAPIFRNKCFACHSVTKKVKGKLALDDDKLSEQIGPGKNIIPGEAMKSTMFINCTLPDDDADVMPPEGKNKLTAAELDLFKAWITEGASLTAGGAAPASAPTAAPAAPAAGGDGPLMKWTSSDGKLIEAHFMGLQADGVLLKMPATGVTHIVPLTRLSPESQEQAKTATK
- a CDS encoding WD40 repeat domain-containing serine/threonine protein kinase, translating into MPACPECGRALPAAGFCPHCLLKGGLEMPETETSAFQTTQAAPEIASEGLEPCLMGKYQLGAKLGEGGFGFVFEATQTQPIRREVAVKVLKAGMNASQVIARFEMERQALAMMNHPGIAQVLDAGETQDSRPFFVMERVHGVPVTQFVRQQQPSSVARLRLFVEICDAVHHAHTKGVIHRDLKPSNILVALADGVPHVKVIDFGLAKALDTRLTRRTIYTLHDQIIGTPGYISPEQAEHGPEAADVRGDVYALGALLYELLTGVPVVDPKSLSGKPLHEALREAAGKKLVPPSHHNPRLRGDLEHIILKALAPKPGERYASADALAQDILRHLADQPVQAHPASHVYLIRKFARRHHRGVAVAAAFVLAALAAIGAGVQHFMQQRRAQQIAALHQRELQRMQSRKDFQTARQLSERGRQSDAIASLCLALRTDPQNELAAAYLCSQLAHSQFGFRIATNLRVEDGWDKIIGVAANAARKMAVAVFQSTDVERHDLIARWDLRRSGKPQKLALPAGARISAFQTTLDDETLILGFSDGRLARYDIASGDFMPFETKMQGRITAIACAADSQHALVGTLEGEVRLWDVKTQQPVAPALALQGGVSQLALDAKAEHALISQNKTLVSIHPRTGQLAAVPFQVRQSGVTSITVNPQGTLAAVGLANGLVMTHRLPDLNPVGTPLALMGPASALNFNDAGNALAVGDTLGGVNVWRVPETRPIGAGIRLKGPVRLCRALSVRGHVLVIGGRGEIRLWHPGADTSISHHSRLLLSTTAASRDGSLVIMAEEKTPVFEVWEMQFRMIDPRPCATPPQSAGLVASLAQPGGPPLLLLLRGKERHFRAELGHRLDVTDAASSRPVCAPLFHEHTVRHAALTPDERTLLTITVDGTHRAWDAQTGEPLMAPHKCGERATTVRMHADGSRYAFQRENGEWFELPLPTRPGVLPDWFLDFAEARATKRLLPDGSTEVVRHQAQQEIVSRLPPSNDPATTLARWLMTAPKERAPWPDASDLTSTQTSTPPPAAR
- a CDS encoding DNA alkylation repair protein, whose amino-acid sequence is MPSEPDPPPQLKEWFNEARYRAIATELTAIAPKFDGKAFLALTLDGLAERSLMQRLNQCAVAADAALPGSFQQKVRVLQKLAPKVGHEFVSIFLCDFVAMFGRDDFDFSLEALRFFTVFGSAEFAVRPFIVADQERALKTLRQWTKDADEKVRRLASEGSRPRLPWGMRLSTLVRDPLPTLVILEALKDDESLFVRRSVANHLNDITKDHPEFVLQLLEAWELEQAHLRWIAKQACRTLIKRGHPRALKLFGFGKKAEVKATLQASPQRLALGERLTLTTVITSTSRQSQRLAVDYVIHYMKARGVSAEKVFKWTEVDLPTGGTLELSKSQVIRDFTTRKHHPGKHRVELQINGQRVAESMFVLK